A stretch of the Campylobacter sp. 19-13652 genome encodes the following:
- the ccoS gene encoding cbb3-type cytochrome oxidase assembly protein CcoS, translated as MSDGVVVMMLIVSISLGGAGLAALLWGLKSRQFEDHRKFLEGALDDGEDALNDAYELEKRREEFKNRR; from the coding sequence ATGAGTGATGGCGTGGTTGTGATGATGCTTATAGTATCGATTTCTCTTGGTGGGGCTGGGCTTGCGGCTTTGCTTTGGGGGTTAAAAAGTAGGCAATTTGAGGATCATCGCAAGTTTTTAGAAGGTGCTCTTGATGATGGCGAGGATGCGCTTAATGATGCGTATGAACTAGAAAAAAGGCGCGAGGAATTTAAAAATAGGCGCTAA